A window of Sutcliffiella cohnii contains these coding sequences:
- a CDS encoding quaternary amine ABC transporter ATP-binding protein has protein sequence MPTIEISQLTKVFGKNTKQAIKLLEQGYTKEQILKETGCTVGVNQASFSVEAGEIFVIMGLSGSGKSTLVRLLNRLIEPTSGTILIDGENLSKMDKKALRQVRREKLSMVFQQFGLFPHRTILQNAEYGLEVQDVPKEERKEKATEALKLVGLGNYIHQKPGQLSGGMQQRVGLARALANDPKVLLMDEAFSALDPLIRKEMQDELLDLQSTMQKTIIFITHDLDEALRLGDRIALMKDGSIVQIGTPEEILMNPANEYVEKFVEDVDRSKVLTAQHIMKRPETINIEKHGPRVALERMRESGISIIFVTDSKRNLKGYITAEDASEARKKDVSDITSIIKTDIPTVEKDKTLNDIFSIIHDSPVPVAVLENEKLVGIVVRGSVIAALAGDGEVNVDNE, from the coding sequence ATGCCAACGATTGAAATTAGTCAATTAACAAAAGTATTTGGAAAAAATACGAAACAAGCGATCAAGCTTTTAGAACAAGGGTACACAAAAGAACAAATTTTAAAAGAAACTGGTTGTACCGTCGGAGTAAATCAAGCATCTTTTTCAGTAGAGGCTGGTGAGATTTTCGTCATTATGGGTCTTTCCGGTAGTGGAAAATCTACACTAGTAAGATTACTTAATAGATTAATTGAACCAACTTCTGGAACGATTTTAATTGATGGAGAAAACTTATCCAAAATGGATAAAAAAGCGCTTCGTCAAGTGCGCAGAGAAAAATTAAGTATGGTCTTTCAACAGTTTGGTCTGTTTCCCCATCGTACGATTTTGCAAAATGCCGAGTATGGCTTAGAAGTACAAGATGTTCCAAAAGAGGAACGAAAAGAAAAGGCAACAGAGGCATTAAAGCTCGTCGGCCTTGGTAATTATATTCATCAAAAACCCGGGCAACTATCAGGTGGTATGCAGCAAAGAGTGGGGCTAGCTAGAGCATTAGCGAATGACCCGAAGGTATTGTTGATGGATGAAGCATTTTCCGCATTAGATCCACTTATTCGAAAAGAAATGCAAGACGAACTCCTTGATTTACAATCTACTATGCAAAAAACAATCATTTTTATTACTCATGATTTAGATGAAGCATTACGATTAGGCGACAGAATAGCGCTCATGAAGGACGGGTCTATCGTACAAATTGGTACACCGGAAGAAATTCTTATGAACCCGGCGAATGAGTATGTTGAAAAATTTGTGGAAGACGTAGACCGCTCAAAAGTGTTAACAGCACAGCACATTATGAAGCGTCCTGAAACAATCAACATAGAAAAGCATGGACCGCGCGTTGCGTTAGAACGAATGCGAGAGTCAGGAATATCGATTATTTTTGTGACTGATAGTAAACGGAATTTAAAAGGTTACATAACGGCTGAAGATGCGTCGGAGGCAAGAAAAAAAGACGTGTCAGACATCACCTCCATTATTAAAACAGACATACCAACAGTGGAAAAGGATAAAACATTGAATGATATCTTCTCGATTATTCATGATTCACCAGTTCCAGTAGCTGTTTTAGAAAATGAGAAATTAGTAGGAATTGTTGTAAGAGGATCAGTTATTGCTGCTCTTGCTGGAGACGGTGAGGTGAATGTGGACAATGAATAG
- a CDS encoding ABC transporter permease, which translates to MNSILDFIPKIPIAEGIKAFVDWITNVFAFIFNPIKVHFGNFMEFLAEDVLMPIPPIIVIIVIAVIAFFASKKKLGLPAFTILGLWLIYNQGHWNDLMNTVTLVLIASILSIIIGVPIGILMSKSKTANAIFSPILDFMQTMPAFVYLIPAVAFFGIGMVPGVFASLIFATPPTVRFTNLGIRQVPKELVEAADAFGSTGFQKLMKVELPVAKATIMAGINQTVMLALSMVVIASMIGAPGLGNAVLSSLQRAQVGPGFVAGIGIVILAIIIDRITQNLNKKND; encoded by the coding sequence ATGAATAGTATATTAGATTTTATTCCAAAAATACCAATTGCAGAAGGAATAAAAGCTTTTGTTGATTGGATTACGAACGTGTTTGCATTTATCTTTAACCCTATTAAAGTACATTTCGGTAATTTCATGGAATTTCTAGCAGAAGATGTGCTAATGCCGATTCCGCCTATTATCGTCATCATCGTTATAGCGGTCATTGCATTTTTTGCATCAAAGAAAAAGTTAGGATTACCGGCTTTCACAATTTTAGGACTATGGCTTATTTATAACCAAGGTCATTGGAACGACTTAATGAACACGGTAACGTTAGTACTAATTGCAAGTATTCTATCCATTATTATAGGAGTTCCAATTGGGATTTTAATGTCGAAAAGTAAAACGGCAAATGCAATCTTTTCTCCTATACTAGATTTTATGCAAACAATGCCAGCATTCGTTTATTTAATACCTGCAGTTGCCTTTTTTGGAATCGGAATGGTTCCAGGTGTATTTGCATCTTTAATATTTGCGACACCGCCAACTGTACGATTTACGAATTTAGGTATACGCCAAGTGCCGAAAGAATTAGTAGAGGCAGCCGATGCTTTCGGAAGTACTGGCTTTCAAAAGTTAATGAAAGTGGAGCTACCCGTTGCAAAGGCTACCATTATGGCAGGAATTAACCAAACAGTTATGCTGGCACTATCGATGGTTGTTATTGCCTCGATGATTGGTGCGCCTGGATTAGGAAATGCTGTTCTTTCTTCCTTACAGCGTGCGCAAGTAGGACCTGGATTTGTTGCAGGAATCGGAATTGTTATCCTGGCAATCATTATTGATCGAATCACACAAAACTTAAATAAGAAAAATGATTAA
- a CDS encoding glycine betaine ABC transporter substrate-binding protein → MFKTKWKKMLGAAALSLAVFAAGCSSDTSGSEDTIGKGERIELAYVEWDTEIASTHVVGKVLEDLGYDVRLRPLDNAVMWEAVANGEADAMVAAWLPATHAAQFAEYGDKMVDLGANLEGAKIGLVVPSYMDVDSIADLSSEANQSITAIEPGAGVVQAAQQTLEDYSNLSDWRVQTSSSGAMVTALSQAYEKEEDIIVTGWSPHWKFGAYDLKYLDDPEGTFGGEEVIKTMVREGLEEDLEAAYKVLDNFFWETEEMEKVMLEIQNGKDPSDAAAEWVEANEDIVAEWTAGLE, encoded by the coding sequence ATGTTTAAAACGAAATGGAAAAAGATGTTAGGTGCAGCGGCACTTTCATTAGCTGTTTTTGCAGCAGGTTGTTCTTCTGATACAAGTGGATCGGAAGACACGATTGGAAAAGGTGAAAGAATTGAGTTAGCATATGTAGAATGGGATACGGAAATTGCCTCTACGCATGTTGTTGGAAAAGTATTAGAAGACCTAGGGTATGATGTTAGATTAAGACCACTAGATAATGCTGTTATGTGGGAAGCAGTTGCAAACGGAGAAGCGGATGCAATGGTAGCAGCTTGGTTACCAGCAACACATGCTGCTCAATTCGCTGAGTATGGCGATAAAATGGTTGACTTAGGAGCTAACTTAGAAGGAGCAAAAATTGGTTTAGTTGTTCCATCATATATGGACGTTGATTCTATTGCAGACCTATCAAGTGAAGCAAACCAATCCATTACTGCGATTGAACCTGGAGCTGGCGTTGTTCAAGCTGCACAGCAAACATTAGAAGATTACAGCAATCTTAGCGATTGGAGAGTTCAAACTTCTTCAAGTGGTGCAATGGTTACAGCTTTAAGCCAAGCGTATGAAAAAGAAGAAGATATTATTGTAACCGGTTGGTCTCCACATTGGAAGTTCGGTGCGTATGACTTAAAATATTTAGATGATCCAGAAGGAACATTTGGTGGCGAAGAAGTCATTAAAACTATGGTTCGTGAAGGCCTAGAAGAAGATTTAGAAGCAGCGTACAAAGTGTTAGATAATTTCTTCTGGGAAACAGAAGAAATGGAAAAAGTAATGCTAGAAATTCAAAACGGAAAAGACCCAAGTGATGCGGCAGCTGAATGGGTAGAAGCAAATGAAGATATCGTTGCGGAATGGACAGCAGGATTAGAATAA
- a CDS encoding MurR/RpiR family transcriptional regulator — translation MKKQQQSVLMNVRTNYPRFSVTERKIADYILKNPNKIIHSSINQLAEDLDVADSTVFRFCKRIGYKGYQAMKIALASEVVSPIKDIHENVDEGDSFDTIASKVFRANIETLEDTLQIVDEEQLQLAVDTIVSSKSVHVFGSGGSSIIALDAYHKLVRTGVNVHTVTDTHFQLMAASQLTEQDCAVLISHSGSSKDILHILNVVKKNNVKTIAITNFAKSTLSAAVHVPLYTSSKETDFRSEALSSRIAQLTLIDVLYVNILLKKGEEGQAALKKMREAILVKRI, via the coding sequence ATGAAAAAACAACAACAATCCGTTCTTATGAATGTCCGGACAAACTATCCAAGATTTAGTGTAACGGAGCGAAAGATTGCAGATTATATATTAAAAAATCCGAATAAAATTATTCATTCTTCTATTAATCAATTAGCGGAAGATTTAGATGTGGCAGATTCTACTGTATTTCGTTTTTGTAAACGAATTGGCTATAAAGGGTATCAGGCAATGAAAATCGCACTAGCTTCAGAAGTAGTTTCCCCGATAAAAGATATTCATGAAAATGTCGATGAAGGAGATAGCTTTGATACGATTGCGTCGAAGGTTTTTCGAGCAAACATTGAAACGTTGGAGGATACGTTACAAATTGTAGATGAAGAACAGTTGCAGCTTGCTGTTGATACGATCGTTTCTTCTAAATCCGTTCACGTCTTTGGCAGTGGCGGATCGAGTATTATCGCTTTAGATGCCTATCATAAGCTAGTTCGAACAGGGGTAAACGTTCACACCGTAACAGACACTCATTTTCAACTAATGGCAGCATCTCAATTAACAGAGCAAGATTGTGCTGTCCTTATTTCACATTCAGGTTCTTCGAAAGACATTCTTCATATTTTAAATGTTGTGAAGAAAAATAATGTAAAAACGATCGCTATTACGAATTTTGCAAAATCCACTTTGAGTGCAGCCGTACATGTACCTTTATATACTAGCTCGAAAGAAACAGATTTTCGTTCAGAAGCATTATCGTCGAGAATTGCACAGTTAACGTTAATTGATGTCCTTTACGTTAATATTCTTTTGAAAAAGGGCGAGGAAGGACAAGCAGCACTAAAAAAAATGCGCGAAGCAATTTTAGTTAAAAGAATATAA
- the gnd gene encoding phosphogluconate dehydrogenase (NAD(+)-dependent, decarboxylating), which produces MQIGIVGLGKMGYQLSLNLLDKKYDVVANDVNVEAMEKLSIDGGKTTATIEQLVQSLEKPRTVWMMVPAGDITESVFTSILAHLEEGDRIIDGGNAHYKDSIARSKRCEEKGIYFFDCGTSGGVDGARQGACVMVGGNEKVFKEIEPLFKDLTVENGYLYTGEVGSGHFLKMVHNGIEYGMMQSIAEGFDILEKSSFNYDYEKVAKVWNNGSVIRSWLMELTENAFSKDSKLDDIKGVMHSSGEGKWTVETALDLEMAAPVITLALLMRYRSQEDDTFTGKVVAALRNEFGGHAVEKK; this is translated from the coding sequence ATGCAAATTGGTATTGTTGGATTAGGAAAAATGGGATATCAGTTATCTCTTAATCTATTAGATAAAAAATATGATGTAGTTGCAAATGATGTAAATGTAGAAGCAATGGAAAAACTATCGATAGACGGTGGAAAAACGACGGCTACGATTGAGCAACTCGTACAATCTTTAGAAAAACCAAGAACTGTTTGGATGATGGTGCCAGCAGGTGATATAACAGAATCAGTATTCACATCCATTTTGGCTCACTTAGAAGAGGGAGACCGCATTATTGATGGCGGAAATGCTCATTATAAAGACTCTATTGCGAGAAGTAAGCGTTGTGAAGAAAAAGGGATTTACTTCTTTGATTGTGGTACGAGCGGTGGAGTAGATGGTGCACGTCAAGGAGCATGTGTAATGGTAGGTGGAAATGAAAAGGTTTTCAAGGAGATTGAGCCATTATTTAAAGATCTAACAGTTGAAAATGGTTATTTATATACAGGTGAAGTAGGGAGTGGCCATTTCTTAAAAATGGTTCATAACGGAATAGAATATGGCATGATGCAATCAATAGCGGAAGGCTTTGACATTTTAGAAAAAAGTTCTTTTAACTATGATTATGAAAAAGTTGCAAAAGTATGGAACAACGGTTCTGTTATTCGTTCATGGTTAATGGAGTTAACGGAAAATGCCTTTTCAAAAGACAGTAAACTGGATGATATTAAAGGGGTTATGCACTCTTCGGGAGAAGGGAAATGGACTGTCGAGACGGCACTAGATTTAGAAATGGCAGCTCCAGTTATTACACTAGCATTATTGATGCGTTACCGTTCTCAAGAAGATGATACATTTACTGGGAAAGTCGTTGCTGCACTTCGAAATGAATTTGGCGGCCATGCGGTTGAAAAGAAGTAA
- a CDS encoding GntP family permease has translation MADHLLLLIALAGIFLLLFLVMRTKLHAFVALLLVSLIVGILAGMPLDEVIKSMERGMGGTLGFVAVVVGLGAMFGQMLEVSGGADRLAKTMINRFGEDKAQWSLGFTGFLVAIPVFFDVGFIILVPIVYGLAKKTGKSLLYYGIPLLAGLAVTHSFIPPTPGPIAVADLVGAELGWVILFGVLAGIPSMIIAGPLFARYISKRLHVVVPEYMNIEEVEDNRDLPSFKLITAIILTPLVLILLNTVSGVLLEEGNMARQIFTFLGHPFVALTFATILTFVFLGTKRGLSRQEVQDIANKGLEPAGIIILVTGAGGVFKQILIDSGVGDVIGNMMAGSALPPILLAFLIAAAVRVAQGSATVSMVTAAGLISPLIQIMGLEGPVLGLIVIAIASGATVLSHVNDSGFWLVGRYFGLDVKDTLKSWTVMETIIGLVGLSVALILSVFIS, from the coding sequence ATGGCAGATCATTTATTACTACTTATAGCGTTAGCAGGGATTTTCTTACTATTATTTTTAGTAATGCGTACAAAACTACATGCATTTGTTGCTTTATTACTAGTAAGTTTAATTGTTGGAATTCTAGCAGGGATGCCTCTAGATGAAGTAATTAAATCGATGGAACGTGGGATGGGCGGAACTCTCGGATTCGTTGCCGTCGTTGTCGGTCTTGGTGCAATGTTTGGACAAATGCTAGAAGTTTCTGGAGGAGCGGATAGACTAGCGAAAACGATGATCAATCGTTTTGGAGAAGATAAAGCACAATGGTCGTTAGGTTTCACAGGTTTTCTGGTAGCGATTCCAGTCTTTTTTGATGTTGGTTTTATTATTCTTGTTCCAATTGTTTACGGATTAGCGAAGAAAACAGGTAAATCGTTATTGTATTATGGAATTCCGTTGCTAGCTGGATTAGCTGTTACGCATTCCTTTATTCCACCAACACCAGGACCGATTGCGGTTGCTGATTTAGTAGGAGCGGAATTAGGTTGGGTTATCTTATTCGGTGTACTAGCAGGGATTCCTTCGATGATTATTGCAGGGCCATTATTTGCCCGTTATATTTCCAAACGACTTCACGTCGTTGTACCGGAATATATGAATATAGAAGAAGTAGAAGATAATCGTGATCTTCCGAGTTTTAAATTAATCACGGCAATTATTTTAACGCCATTAGTTTTAATACTACTTAATACAGTTTCAGGTGTGTTATTAGAAGAAGGTAATATGGCAAGACAAATCTTTACTTTCTTAGGTCATCCATTTGTTGCATTAACTTTTGCTACAATTCTCACGTTTGTGTTTTTAGGAACAAAGCGTGGTTTATCTCGTCAGGAAGTACAAGATATTGCTAATAAAGGATTAGAGCCAGCTGGTATTATTATACTTGTAACAGGTGCTGGTGGTGTTTTCAAACAAATCTTAATTGATTCAGGTGTTGGTGATGTTATTGGTAATATGATGGCTGGCTCTGCATTACCACCAATCTTACTAGCATTTTTAATTGCTGCGGCAGTCCGCGTTGCACAAGGTTCTGCAACCGTTTCGATGGTAACAGCAGCAGGTTTAATTTCACCATTAATTCAAATAATGGGGTTAGAAGGACCAGTTCTTGGCTTAATTGTTATTGCAATTGCTTCTGGAGCAACTGTACTTTCACACGTAAATGATTCAGGTTTCTGGCTTGTAGGTAGATACTTCGGCTTAGATGTAAAAGATACATTAAAGTCATGGACAGTAATGGAAACGATTATCGGACTTGTAGGTTTAAGTGTTGCTCTTATTTTAAGTGTGTTTATTTCATAA
- a CDS encoding FecCD family ABC transporter permease, with protein sequence MIHPILLKKQRTIILLLVLFIIITMFVNLGLGYSSLSYDRLLPTLFGQGTFKEEFILFSIRLPRMIVVLLAGMALALSGAILQGITRNDLADPGIIGINAGAGIGVACFYLFFPIQSGYFVYLLPIIAFGSALLTSFAIYAFSYSRTDGFQPIRLVLTGVGFSLALSGVMILLFSSFDPFQVDFIARWLAGNIWGDDWPFIWALLPWLVVLIPFTLYKASRLNILNLGDSVAIGVGIAIQKERIVLLLAAVALAASAVSVTGGIAFIGLMAPHIAKALVGPRHQLFIPIAILLGGFLLLLADVIGRNIIEPEGIPTGIMVALIGAPYFMYLLMKKA encoded by the coding sequence ATGATCCATCCTATCCTTTTGAAAAAACAACGAACAATTATTCTATTATTAGTTTTGTTCATTATTATTACGATGTTCGTTAATTTAGGGCTTGGTTATTCCTCCCTCTCCTATGACAGGCTACTGCCTACACTGTTTGGTCAAGGTACTTTTAAAGAAGAGTTTATTCTATTTTCTATTCGGCTTCCGAGAATGATTGTTGTCCTTTTGGCAGGAATGGCGCTTGCTTTATCAGGAGCTATTTTACAAGGTATCACTCGTAATGATTTAGCGGACCCTGGTATTATTGGAATAAATGCTGGAGCTGGGATTGGTGTTGCTTGTTTTTATTTGTTTTTCCCGATACAAAGCGGTTATTTTGTATATTTACTTCCTATTATCGCTTTTGGTTCTGCTCTGCTCACATCATTTGCTATTTATGCTTTTTCCTATAGTCGAACGGACGGGTTCCAACCAATTCGATTAGTTCTAACAGGTGTTGGTTTTTCATTGGCACTTTCGGGTGTCATGATTTTACTATTCTCTTCCTTCGATCCATTTCAAGTAGATTTTATCGCTAGATGGCTTGCCGGTAACATTTGGGGAGATGATTGGCCATTCATTTGGGCGCTTCTTCCGTGGTTAGTCGTCCTAATACCATTTACGCTATATAAAGCGAGTCGGTTAAACATTTTAAATCTAGGAGATTCGGTCGCCATAGGGGTTGGTATCGCAATCCAAAAAGAACGAATAGTTCTATTATTAGCTGCAGTAGCTCTTGCGGCGTCAGCAGTATCTGTTACAGGAGGAATTGCGTTTATCGGTCTGATGGCTCCACATATTGCAAAAGCATTAGTTGGACCAAGACATCAATTATTCATTCCGATTGCAATTTTATTAGGTGGGTTTCTATTACTTCTTGCCGATGTAATAGGTCGAAATATTATAGAACCTGAAGGAATTCCTACTGGTATTATGGTTGCGTTAATTGGGGCTCCATACTTTATGTATTTGTTGATGAAAAAAGCGTAA
- a CDS encoding FecCD family ABC transporter permease, which yields MNKEKLPIISFTFKLVIGCLLLMLVFILAIRFGAAEVTLKDIWLAITTNATGEKLSILREIRLPRAVAAIFVGAALAVAGAIMQGLTKNALADPGLLGLTAGANLALAVTMVAIPGANYFTIMIACFIGAAVGTFMVLSIGAIRKGGFSPFRIVLAGAAVTAFLSAIAEGIGIYFKISKEVSMWTSGGLIGTTWGQLQMIIPFILVGICSAILLSKQLTILSLSEEVAVGLGQKTTQVKIVLFITIVILAGAAVALVGNIAFIGLMIPHIVRSFVGSDYRFIIPMSVFIGGSFMLLADLVGRTISAPYETPVVAIVAIIGLPFFLFVVRKGGKAFL from the coding sequence ATGAATAAAGAAAAGCTACCTATCATTTCTTTTACATTTAAATTAGTCATTGGCTGCTTACTTTTAATGCTCGTGTTTATACTAGCGATTCGTTTTGGAGCAGCAGAGGTGACTTTAAAAGACATTTGGTTAGCGATTACAACAAATGCTACCGGTGAAAAGTTATCTATTTTACGAGAAATTCGTTTACCTCGAGCTGTTGCTGCAATCTTTGTTGGTGCAGCCTTAGCCGTTGCTGGTGCAATCATGCAAGGATTAACGAAAAATGCATTAGCTGATCCTGGTTTACTAGGTTTAACCGCCGGTGCCAACTTAGCGTTAGCGGTAACGATGGTTGCAATCCCAGGTGCTAATTACTTTACGATTATGATTGCCTGTTTCATTGGAGCAGCAGTTGGAACTTTTATGGTCCTCAGTATTGGGGCAATACGAAAAGGAGGCTTTTCTCCTTTTCGCATAGTTTTAGCTGGTGCTGCCGTAACTGCCTTTTTATCTGCTATTGCGGAAGGAATTGGGATTTACTTTAAAATATCAAAAGAAGTTTCGATGTGGACTTCTGGTGGGCTTATCGGGACTACTTGGGGACAGCTGCAAATGATCATTCCATTTATTTTAGTAGGAATATGTTCTGCCATTCTCTTATCTAAACAGTTAACTATTTTAAGTTTAAGTGAAGAGGTGGCTGTTGGATTAGGTCAGAAAACAACACAAGTAAAAATTGTATTATTTATTACGATTGTAATTTTAGCTGGTGCTGCTGTAGCACTAGTTGGTAATATCGCGTTTATTGGTTTAATGATTCCACATATCGTTCGCTCTTTTGTTGGTAGTGATTACCGATTTATTATTCCGATGAGCGTATTTATTGGAGGAAGTTTCATGTTGTTAGCGGATTTAGTAGGGCGCACGATTAGCGCTCCTTACGAAACACCTGTAGTAGCAATAGTCGCCATTATCGGGCTTCCTTTCTTCTTATTCGTTGTCCGTAAAGGAGGTAAAGCCTTTTTATGA
- a CDS encoding iron-hydroxamate ABC transporter substrate-binding protein has product MKKIIFPIILILVLFISACSSNSSTTSSNEEKDTTESNETIVFESENGPIEVPANPQRVVVLSSFNAGSVMALDVNIVGVDTWAKMNPNYEPYLKNAEEVTDESLEKILELEPDLIIAAPSNKNLDKLGDIAPTVTFTYGAVDYLTQHIEIGKLLNKEKEATEWVEDFKKRAHEAGEEVKAHIGEDVTVSVIESFNKQLYVFGDNWGRGTEILYQEMKLAMPEKVQEMALKDGYYALSLEVLPEYAGDYIILSSDGVDISFQETETYKNIPAVKNDHVFTANASQFYFNDPITLDFQLEFFKNSFLGN; this is encoded by the coding sequence ATGAAGAAAATCATATTTCCAATCATTCTAATCTTAGTGTTATTTATTAGTGCTTGCAGCAGCAACTCTTCTACTACTTCTAGTAACGAAGAAAAAGATACTACCGAATCGAACGAAACAATCGTGTTCGAATCAGAAAACGGTCCAATTGAAGTACCCGCTAATCCACAACGCGTCGTAGTATTATCATCCTTTAACGCAGGTAGTGTTATGGCACTAGATGTAAACATCGTTGGCGTTGATACTTGGGCAAAAATGAATCCTAACTACGAGCCGTATTTAAAAAATGCAGAAGAAGTTACAGATGAAAGCTTAGAAAAAATACTTGAGTTAGAACCAGATTTAATTATTGCTGCTCCTTCTAACAAAAACTTAGACAAACTTGGTGATATTGCTCCAACTGTTACATTTACATATGGAGCAGTTGATTACTTAACTCAACATATTGAAATTGGGAAATTACTAAACAAAGAAAAAGAAGCAACAGAATGGGTAGAAGATTTTAAAAAGCGTGCACATGAAGCTGGTGAAGAAGTAAAAGCTCATATCGGTGAAGATGTGACAGTATCTGTTATCGAAAGCTTTAACAAACAGCTTTACGTTTTTGGAGATAATTGGGGGCGTGGTACGGAAATTTTATACCAAGAAATGAAGTTAGCAATGCCGGAGAAAGTTCAAGAAATGGCACTAAAAGACGGTTATTATGCTTTGTCCCTTGAAGTTCTTCCTGAATATGCTGGAGATTATATTATCTTGAGTTCCGACGGTGTTGATATTTCGTTCCAAGAAACAGAAACATATAAAAATATTCCAGCAGTAAAAAATGACCATGTATTTACTGCAAATGCTTCACAATTTTACTTTAACGATCCAATTACATTAGATTTCCAATTAGAATTCTTTAAAAACAGCTTTCTTGGAAACTAA
- a CDS encoding ABC transporter ATP-binding protein, protein MIRLFTDELTIGYGEQLIVKDLTIEIPDKKITTIIGPNGCGKSTLLKAITRIISYQSGSVILDGENILKENTKELAKKMAILPQTPESTSGLTVGELVSYGRFPYQKGFGRLTKRDYEVIDWALEVTGTTDFKYRTVDALSGGQRQRVWIAMALAQETEIIFLDEPTTYLDMAHQLEVLELLQQLNKEQSRTIVMVLHDLNQAARFADYIVALKNGSIVKAGTCEEVITSEVLREVFHIDALISNDPRTNKPICMTYNLLKGELNNEENHISNHSNLSVIY, encoded by the coding sequence ATGATTCGTCTTTTCACGGATGAGCTAACCATTGGCTATGGCGAGCAGTTAATTGTTAAGGATCTTACTATTGAGATTCCCGACAAAAAAATTACAACAATTATTGGTCCAAATGGCTGTGGGAAATCTACTTTACTAAAAGCAATTACTAGAATTATTTCCTATCAATCCGGTTCTGTTATTTTGGACGGAGAAAATATTTTAAAAGAAAATACGAAAGAACTAGCGAAAAAGATGGCAATATTACCGCAAACCCCAGAAAGCACTAGTGGTTTAACGGTTGGAGAGCTAGTTTCATACGGTCGATTCCCTTATCAAAAAGGTTTCGGACGTTTAACCAAACGAGATTATGAAGTAATCGATTGGGCTCTTGAAGTAACTGGTACAACTGATTTTAAATATCGAACAGTAGATGCGTTATCAGGTGGACAACGTCAACGAGTTTGGATTGCGATGGCGTTAGCACAAGAAACAGAAATAATTTTTCTCGACGAACCTACTACCTATTTAGATATGGCTCACCAACTCGAAGTACTGGAGTTGCTTCAACAGTTAAATAAAGAGCAGTCTCGAACAATCGTTATGGTTTTACATGATTTAAATCAAGCAGCACGTTTCGCTGATTACATTGTTGCTTTAAAAAATGGCTCGATCGTTAAGGCAGGCACGTGTGAAGAAGTAATCACTAGTGAGGTTTTACGAGAAGTATTTCATATTGATGCTCTTATTAGTAACGACCCAAGAACAAATAAACCAATCTGCATGACTTACAACTTATTAAAGGGAGAATTGAACAATGAAGAAAATCATATTTCCAATCATTCTAATCTTAGTGTTATTTATTAG